A genomic segment from Roseibium algicola encodes:
- a CDS encoding flavin-containing monooxygenase, which translates to MTKRKTVAVIGGGVSGLAAAKAFDERGHRVMGFERSHDFGGVWELSRSYPDVQTQSPKDLYRFTDLPMPDDYPEWPKGPQVHAYLHAYATKHKLGRLFRLNTNVLSMDRRKDGNPGWTLTLEAAGRTWCEDFDFVAICTGQFSDKNVIFHPGQEAFEAAGGQVLHSSDYTDSSMARGKHVIVLGGSKSATDLVVNAARNGAKSVTLVYREPVWRVPYFVGGINFKRLLYMRAQEQQFNGWGRTGLAKAVSAAFKPLIWANFRGLETLLKFQLKLKKWDMVPDIPIEKDASCSLPIVTPGLFEGFEAGSIRPVRGTFARYENGQVILSTGEALPCDLAVLAVGWKLGIPYLAKEYRDKLIEPDGQYRVYRLSVNPDLPDMGFVGFNSSFCTVLSAEMIANWLVRYADGQLAHQPTDREMRTNIDQMLHWRRRERPAAQVYGGLCSAPFHFRHFDELLADMGAAKRKRANPLAEQFSYPNAEAYGTFLGSTPQYAAG; encoded by the coding sequence ATGACGAAACGCAAGACTGTCGCCGTAATCGGCGGCGGCGTGAGCGGGCTTGCGGCTGCAAAAGCCTTTGACGAACGCGGGCACAGGGTGATGGGCTTCGAGCGAAGCCACGATTTCGGTGGTGTCTGGGAACTGTCGCGGTCCTATCCGGACGTGCAGACCCAGTCGCCCAAGGACCTTTACCGCTTCACCGACCTGCCCATGCCGGACGACTATCCAGAATGGCCGAAAGGGCCTCAGGTACATGCCTATTTGCATGCCTATGCGACAAAACACAAACTCGGCCGCCTGTTCCGGCTGAACACCAATGTCCTGTCCATGGATCGCCGCAAGGATGGCAATCCGGGCTGGACACTGACACTTGAGGCGGCCGGCAGAACCTGGTGCGAAGACTTCGACTTCGTCGCCATCTGCACCGGCCAGTTTTCGGACAAGAACGTCATTTTCCACCCTGGGCAAGAAGCCTTCGAGGCCGCCGGCGGCCAGGTGCTGCACAGCTCGGACTATACCGACAGCAGCATGGCGCGGGGCAAACATGTGATCGTCCTCGGCGGCTCCAAATCCGCGACCGACCTGGTGGTCAACGCCGCCAGAAACGGTGCGAAATCGGTCACGCTGGTCTACCGGGAACCGGTCTGGCGCGTGCCCTATTTTGTCGGTGGCATCAATTTCAAACGCCTGCTCTACATGCGCGCCCAGGAACAGCAATTCAACGGCTGGGGCCGGACCGGCCTTGCAAAAGCGGTCTCTGCTGCCTTCAAGCCATTGATCTGGGCAAATTTCAGAGGGCTGGAAACCCTGCTCAAGTTTCAGCTCAAGTTGAAGAAATGGGACATGGTTCCGGATATCCCGATCGAAAAGGACGCCTCCTGTTCGTTGCCGATCGTGACACCGGGGCTTTTCGAAGGTTTTGAAGCGGGCAGCATCCGCCCGGTTCGAGGAACCTTCGCGCGCTATGAGAATGGCCAGGTCATCCTGTCCACGGGAGAAGCACTGCCCTGTGATCTGGCTGTGCTGGCCGTGGGCTGGAAACTCGGCATTCCCTATCTGGCGAAGGAATACCGGGACAAACTGATAGAGCCCGACGGGCAATACAGGGTCTACCGTTTGTCGGTGAACCCAGACCTGCCCGACATGGGCTTTGTCGGCTTCAACTCCAGTTTTTGCACCGTGCTGTCGGCGGAAATGATTGCCAACTGGCTGGTTCGGTATGCCGACGGGCAACTGGCTCATCAGCCGACGGATAGGGAAATGCGCACCAACATCGACCAGATGCTCCACTGGCGGCGGCGGGAACGGCCGGCTGCCCAGGTCTATGGCGGTCTTTGCTCTGCCCCCTTCCACTTCCGGCACTTCGATGAACTGCTGGCGGATATGGGGGCTGCCAAGCGAAAACGCGCAAACCCGTTGGCGGAGCAGTTCTCCTACCCGAACGCAGAAGCTTACGGGACATTTCTTGGCAGCACGCCGCAATATGCAGCGGGCTGA
- a CDS encoding pyridoxamine 5'-phosphate oxidase family protein: MSTLEKRQAADLPRYAKIRQMNRGGYDRTVAYDILDAGLVAHCGFIHEDRPMVIPMAYARIDDRIYIHGASTTRIIKSNADGVPASLTVTLVDGLVVARSAFHHSMNYRCAIVHGTARLVESEQEQIEALAAITDHLLPGRWDECREMMPKEHKATGVLVMDIDHVSTKVRTGGPVDDKEDLGTDIWAGVVPVVTALGQPLSAPDVPAETPVPASVPAARRKFA, translated from the coding sequence ATGTCCACTCTGGAAAAACGCCAGGCAGCGGATCTGCCCCGTTATGCCAAGATCCGCCAGATGAACCGCGGCGGATACGACAGGACCGTTGCCTACGACATTCTGGATGCGGGCCTTGTCGCCCATTGCGGCTTCATTCACGAAGACCGACCGATGGTGATCCCGATGGCATATGCCCGGATCGACGACCGCATCTATATTCATGGAGCGAGCACCACCCGCATCATCAAGTCAAACGCGGACGGCGTACCGGCGAGCCTTACCGTCACACTTGTAGATGGTCTGGTGGTCGCGCGTTCCGCTTTCCATCATTCCATGAACTATCGCTGCGCGATCGTGCATGGCACGGCGAGGCTTGTCGAAAGCGAACAGGAACAGATCGAGGCCCTGGCCGCTATCACCGACCATCTGCTGCCTGGCCGCTGGGATGAATGCCGCGAAATGATGCCGAAGGAACACAAGGCAACCGGTGTGCTTGTCATGGATATCGACCATGTCAGCACGAAGGTCCGCACCGGCGGACCGGTGGACGACAAGGAAGATCTCGGGACCGATATATGGGCTGGTGTGGTGCCTGTGGTGACCGCACTCGGCCAGCCCCTGTCGGCCCCTGATGTGCCTGCCGAAACGCCGGTTCCCGCCTCGGTTCCAGCCGCCCGCAGGAAGTTCGCATAA
- a CDS encoding 3-oxoacid CoA-transferase subunit B yields MDDKEIIARRVAQEIKASTLVNLGIGLPSLVANYLPKEVHVFFQAENGVIGLGARPPEGMEDPDLTDAGGGFVTAVPGAASIDSAMSFGLIRGGHLDMTVLGGLQVDERGYLANWMIPGKMVPGMGGAMDLVAGAKQVIVAMVHTAKGHPKILKECTLPLTARRRVSLIVTEMAVIEPTDDGLVLRETGPGLSVDDVISATEASLIVHGDVPTMRL; encoded by the coding sequence ATGGACGACAAGGAAATCATCGCCCGCCGCGTGGCACAGGAAATCAAGGCCAGTACGCTGGTCAATCTCGGCATCGGCCTGCCGTCACTGGTGGCCAATTACCTGCCGAAGGAAGTGCATGTCTTCTTTCAGGCCGAAAACGGTGTGATCGGCCTGGGCGCCCGCCCGCCGGAAGGGATGGAAGACCCCGACCTCACCGATGCCGGCGGCGGTTTCGTGACCGCCGTTCCGGGAGCTGCTTCCATCGACAGCGCCATGAGCTTCGGCCTGATCCGCGGCGGCCATCTGGACATGACGGTTCTCGGCGGCCTGCAGGTGGATGAACGTGGCTATCTCGCGAACTGGATGATACCGGGCAAGATGGTTCCGGGCATGGGCGGTGCAATGGATCTTGTGGCCGGCGCCAAACAGGTGATCGTCGCAATGGTTCACACGGCCAAGGGCCACCCCAAGATCCTGAAGGAATGCACACTTCCCCTGACGGCTCGCCGTCGTGTCAGCCTGATCGTGACGGAAATGGCCGTGATCGAACCCACGGACGACGGCCTCGTCCTTCGAGAAACGGGCCCCGGCCTGAGTGTCGATGATGTCATCTCCGCAACAGAAGCCTCGCTGATCGTTCACGGGGACGTCCCGACCATGCGGCTTTGA
- a CDS encoding AraC family transcriptional regulator, which produces MAHKVALERASQQRHASTMLSQAESKTPLDRFKCFETTDVDEAREIVARHFCNHRLGRFSASDRFDACQNRARGQHLSLNYLRYGADVAIEPGELAEFYLIQLPITGAAEVRNGRRSMVSTPRVASILNPDRHTAMRWHAGCQQILLQIETGFLQEVASRMAGVSVGQVRFEPEFNLLSRAGAAWRRRLRGVLGAVEEGRVFQGGGSPEQRHLEEALVGALLEFQPNTASPLLERRETGRSPAILKRAVSLIGERFADDISLLDISTHAGTSPRNLQLQFRQEYGCTPLQYLQDVRLSYARHLLLSEGHSLPVAEVAYRSGHRHLGRFSVAYRERFGETPGATGRALRFG; this is translated from the coding sequence ATGGCACACAAGGTGGCGCTTGAAAGGGCCTCGCAGCAGCGGCATGCTTCCACAATGTTGTCTCAGGCAGAAAGCAAAACGCCGCTCGATCGTTTCAAATGCTTCGAAACCACGGATGTGGACGAAGCCAGGGAAATCGTTGCCCGTCACTTCTGCAATCATCGCCTGGGGCGTTTTTCGGCATCCGACAGGTTTGATGCCTGCCAGAACCGGGCGCGTGGACAGCATCTTTCTCTCAACTACCTGCGGTATGGCGCTGATGTGGCGATCGAGCCAGGAGAACTTGCCGAGTTCTACCTGATCCAGCTTCCGATTACCGGCGCGGCTGAGGTCCGCAATGGTCGTCGTTCCATGGTGTCAACGCCGAGGGTTGCCTCCATTCTCAATCCGGACCGGCACACTGCCATGCGCTGGCATGCCGGCTGCCAGCAGATCCTTCTTCAGATCGAGACCGGTTTCCTGCAGGAAGTTGCAAGCAGAATGGCCGGTGTGAGTGTTGGTCAGGTTCGCTTCGAACCCGAATTCAATCTTCTGTCTCGCGCTGGTGCTGCCTGGCGCCGTCGCTTGCGCGGTGTTCTGGGCGCAGTCGAGGAAGGGCGGGTTTTTCAGGGGGGAGGGAGCCCGGAACAACGCCATCTGGAAGAAGCCCTTGTCGGAGCGCTGCTGGAATTTCAGCCGAACACCGCATCGCCGCTGCTGGAACGGCGGGAGACCGGCAGGTCACCGGCCATCCTGAAGCGTGCGGTCAGCCTGATCGGCGAGCGTTTTGCCGACGACATCAGTCTTCTGGATATCAGTACCCACGCAGGAACCTCGCCCCGGAACCTTCAATTGCAGTTCCGGCAGGAATACGGCTGTACTCCACTTCAGTACCTCCAGGACGTCCGGTTGAGTTATGCGCGGCACCTGTTGTTGTCGGAGGGGCACAGTCTGCCCGTGGCAGAGGTGGCCTACCGGTCCGGCCACCGGCACCTGGGCCGGTTCTCGGTTGCCTACCGGGAGCGGTTCGGCGAGACACCAGGGGCCACGGGTCGGGCGCTCAGGTTCGGTTGA
- a CDS encoding methyl-accepting chemotaxis protein has product MFKNLSVSKKIAAGFLTLALVGAVAGGMSAYQTHSALDEVKTANNLSDLNVETAELTEKIAAQALSVKSFLLTGNRDLLTRSQDLNDEIQTGFSEVGSLVDASLPEFQSHLSELKSSWETWYSQIAARQIELMRTPETVDMARAIDLTPESSGLLSAVQQQSRQLADAVDAERQKSVIAQNRSLNTVQIVSLSSTLILTVLAMILGFLNHIAISAPLSRLSVITDKLSAGDTSQTVDISDRKDEIGLLGRALGVFRENLIRTRELEQQAEAERINAERIKREEMEKVASDFEATVLNICDGMITRLDALTSSAGSLSTIANNTTDQALAVSAAAEQATTNVNTVASATEELSASIRAITEQVRSSSEIAQEAEHEVGRSNEAVATVQQVVSRIGDVTKLITDIAEQTNLLALNATIEAARAGEAGKGFAVVASEVKALAEQTSKATEEIDRQITEMRQAADASTEATESVAGLVQKISENTHAMSGAAEEQNLATTEIASSVSEAAQGTESVSRSISEVSGAASETANLSSDMNAAVGELHEQSNTLRHAMQDFLGKVRAA; this is encoded by the coding sequence ATGTTCAAAAATCTATCCGTCAGCAAAAAGATCGCCGCAGGGTTCCTGACGCTCGCATTGGTCGGCGCAGTGGCCGGTGGCATGAGTGCCTATCAGACGCATTCGGCTCTGGATGAAGTCAAGACAGCAAACAACCTGTCGGATCTCAACGTGGAAACGGCTGAACTCACGGAAAAGATCGCAGCGCAGGCTTTGTCGGTGAAATCCTTTCTGCTCACCGGCAACCGAGATCTTCTCACCCGGTCCCAGGATCTGAACGATGAAATTCAGACAGGGTTTTCGGAAGTCGGCTCACTTGTCGACGCGAGCCTGCCTGAGTTTCAAAGCCATCTCTCCGAACTGAAATCAAGCTGGGAAACCTGGTACAGCCAGATTGCCGCACGCCAGATCGAACTTATGCGCACACCGGAGACGGTCGACATGGCGCGTGCGATTGACCTGACACCGGAAAGCTCGGGTCTTTTGTCAGCTGTTCAGCAGCAAAGCCGACAGCTTGCCGATGCGGTTGATGCGGAACGGCAGAAATCGGTTATTGCCCAGAACAGGTCACTGAACACGGTCCAGATCGTCTCGCTCTCCAGCACACTGATCCTCACCGTGCTTGCGATGATCCTCGGCTTCCTCAATCACATCGCGATTTCAGCGCCGCTATCGAGACTGTCCGTCATAACCGACAAGCTGTCGGCCGGAGACACGTCTCAGACGGTTGATATCAGCGACCGTAAGGACGAAATCGGTCTTCTCGGCCGCGCGCTCGGCGTCTTCCGAGAAAACCTGATCCGCACACGCGAACTTGAGCAACAGGCTGAAGCGGAACGCATCAACGCCGAACGCATCAAGCGCGAGGAAATGGAGAAGGTTGCCAGCGACTTCGAAGCAACTGTCCTCAACATCTGCGACGGGATGATTACAAGACTGGATGCGCTGACCAGTTCCGCCGGATCACTGTCAACGATTGCCAACAACACCACGGACCAGGCCCTGGCCGTTTCGGCAGCAGCAGAACAGGCAACCACCAACGTGAATACCGTTGCCAGCGCGACAGAGGAACTTTCAGCTTCCATCCGTGCAATCACGGAACAGGTGCGATCATCCTCGGAAATCGCCCAGGAAGCGGAACATGAAGTCGGGCGATCCAACGAAGCCGTGGCGACGGTGCAGCAGGTGGTTTCGCGCATCGGCGACGTTACGAAGCTGATCACCGATATTGCCGAACAGACCAACCTGCTCGCCCTCAACGCGACCATTGAAGCTGCCCGTGCCGGCGAGGCCGGAAAGGGCTTTGCCGTTGTTGCATCCGAGGTCAAGGCACTCGCGGAACAGACATCCAAGGCGACGGAGGAAATCGACCGGCAGATCACGGAAATGCGCCAGGCCGCGGATGCTTCGACAGAAGCAACCGAGTCTGTTGCCGGTCTCGTCCAGAAGATTTCGGAAAACACGCACGCCATGTCCGGTGCAGCGGAAGAACAGAACCTGGCAACGACCGAAATCGCCAGCAGCGTCTCCGAAGCCGCACAGGGTACCGAAAGCGTTTCGAGATCCATTTCCGAGGTCAGTGGCGCTGCCAGCGAAACGGCAAACCTGAGCTCGGACATGAATGCGGCTGTCGGCGAATTGCATGAACAGTCCAATACACTGCGCCACGCCATGCAGGACTTCCTGGGCAAGGTGCGGGCAGCGTAA
- the rsmH gene encoding 16S rRNA (cytosine(1402)-N(4))-methyltransferase RsmH — protein sequence MMALGDRDVAPDAGGPERHVPVLLKEVLEWLAPQPGEVIVDGTFGAGGYSRAILERGAHVIGIDRDPDAIAGGQELVKASEGRLMLVPGQFAGLETHARGCGFDGVDGVVLDLGVSSMQLDEADRGFSFLRDGPLDMRMEQAGPSAADVVNELPVKDLIRVIGLLGEEKRATTVAHAIDRARKEKPFTRTLDLANLIEKVLGRSPKKAQIHPATRTFQALRIYVNGELHQAAEALGAAERILKPGGRLVLVSFHSLEDRIVKRFFQDRTRTRGGGSRHLPEEDVPPATFELLTRKAVEAADAETDINPRARSAKLRAGRRTEAEARELDIHQAGVPRLAAFHGLGG from the coding sequence ATGATGGCGCTCGGCGACAGAGACGTTGCTCCTGACGCTGGCGGACCCGAGCGCCATGTGCCGGTTCTCCTGAAAGAGGTTCTGGAGTGGCTTGCACCGCAGCCCGGCGAGGTGATTGTCGACGGTACTTTCGGTGCCGGAGGTTATTCCCGCGCAATTCTGGAACGTGGTGCCCATGTGATCGGTATCGACCGGGATCCGGACGCGATTGCTGGCGGGCAGGAGCTTGTGAAAGCTTCCGAAGGCCGGTTGATGCTCGTGCCGGGTCAATTTGCGGGTCTTGAAACGCATGCCCGCGGTTGCGGTTTTGATGGTGTCGACGGTGTGGTTCTCGATCTCGGCGTTTCTTCCATGCAGCTTGATGAGGCCGATCGCGGCTTTTCATTCCTGCGCGATGGGCCGTTGGACATGCGTATGGAGCAGGCCGGGCCATCGGCTGCGGATGTCGTCAATGAGCTGCCAGTGAAGGATCTGATCCGCGTCATCGGTCTGTTGGGCGAGGAAAAGCGGGCGACGACAGTTGCGCACGCCATCGACAGGGCCCGCAAGGAAAAGCCATTCACCCGGACCTTGGACCTGGCGAACCTGATCGAAAAGGTGCTTGGCCGGTCGCCCAAGAAGGCACAGATCCATCCGGCAACGCGAACCTTCCAGGCGCTGCGGATCTATGTGAACGGCGAGTTGCATCAGGCGGCTGAAGCGCTGGGCGCGGCCGAGCGGATTCTGAAGCCGGGCGGACGCCTTGTGCTGGTGAGTTTCCATTCCCTCGAAGACCGTATCGTCAAGCGGTTCTTCCAGGATCGGACCCGGACCCGCGGTGGCGGATCACGACATTTGCCGGAGGAAGACGTGCCTCCGGCGACATTCGAATTGTTGACGCGCAAGGCGGTGGAAGCTGCCGACGCTGAAACGGATATCAATCCGCGGGCAAGATCCGCGAAGCTTCGGGCCGGGCGGCGGACCGAAGCTGAGGCGCGAGAGCTGGACATCCATCAGGCGGGTGTCCCACGTCTCGCAGCCTTCCATGGGCTAGGGGGCTAA
- a CDS encoding division/cell wall cluster transcriptional repressor MraZ: MAGFVSHFTNRLDAKGRVSIPAPFRTVLARDGFEGLYCIASSHCAAVDAGGNDLLAEINKRSEAFAKLSPDHDALAIALFGASENPRIDGDGRMTISDMIREHTGITDQVTFVGMNYKFQIWEPEKFREYRAEAQRRALAMLSGQSSASSQGEPV, encoded by the coding sequence ATGGCCGGCTTTGTTTCTCACTTTACCAACCGGCTGGATGCCAAGGGTCGCGTGTCGATCCCGGCGCCCTTCCGTACGGTATTGGCGAGAGATGGATTTGAAGGCCTTTATTGCATTGCTTCTTCACACTGCGCGGCTGTCGACGCGGGCGGAAACGATCTGCTTGCTGAAATCAACAAGCGCTCGGAAGCCTTTGCAAAGCTCTCTCCCGATCATGATGCACTGGCGATCGCCCTGTTCGGTGCCAGTGAAAACCCGAGGATCGATGGGGATGGCCGCATGACCATTTCCGACATGATCCGCGAACACACCGGAATTACCGACCAGGTCACCTTCGTCGGCATGAATTACAAGTTCCAGATCTGGGAACCTGAAAAGTTTCGCGAGTACCGCGCAGAGGCCCAACGGCGTGCGCTCGCGATGCTGTCGGGGCAAAGCTCCGCATCCTCTCAGGGAGAGCCGGTATGA
- a CDS encoding PLP-dependent aminotransferase family protein: MTEPVFPEGILSLERSADVPLAEQIYRGFRDAVRTGLLRSGTKLPSTRRLAASLNVGRNTVNTAYDLLQAEGVITVRTGAAPRITEGLVLEGVQAQRKVEAFGLKLSQRGRTLSANLRGEGWAYRQGGLQPGAPALDLFPYEEWARSLRRAARLERSADLHYQNFAGLEVLKRQIARHLAAERGVRADPHRILVTSSTQASLTMLSQVLTDPGDDVWLEEPGYLGARTAFSGAGLTIRPLPTDGEGADASKMAHLDQPPKLIYVTPSHHYPLGARMPLARRLMLLDVARTCGAVILEDDYDSEFLFEGRPVAALHGLADEGQVVYMGTFAKSLLPGLRIAYCVVPEVLVAPLTQTMRNIGCSANVQAQAALAHFMDCGAYQKHLKQIRPVYLERGTMLAGALRQRLGNRVEVAPLTGNVQLTVMFREPVNDIALAVAMQDHGFAVSPLSNCYLAAGGRPGLIVGFAGANARQIEEGVDTLAGLLGTGHAH; this comes from the coding sequence ATGACAGAACCAGTTTTTCCTGAAGGCATCCTGTCTCTTGAGCGGTCGGCAGACGTGCCATTGGCGGAACAGATCTATCGCGGCTTTCGTGACGCCGTGCGCACAGGCTTGCTGCGCTCGGGAACAAAGTTGCCATCCACGCGGCGGTTGGCGGCGTCGCTCAACGTTGGACGCAACACCGTCAACACGGCTTATGACCTTCTGCAAGCCGAAGGTGTGATCACCGTGCGCACCGGCGCTGCTCCCCGCATTACCGAAGGGCTGGTGCTGGAAGGTGTGCAGGCGCAGCGCAAGGTGGAAGCATTCGGGCTGAAGCTGTCGCAACGAGGCAGGACACTGAGTGCCAACTTGCGCGGCGAGGGGTGGGCCTATCGCCAGGGAGGCTTGCAACCGGGTGCGCCAGCACTTGATCTGTTTCCCTACGAGGAATGGGCAAGATCACTGCGCAGGGCCGCCCGGCTCGAGCGCAGCGCGGATCTCCACTATCAGAATTTTGCCGGTCTTGAGGTGCTCAAGCGGCAGATCGCCCGGCACCTTGCGGCCGAACGCGGGGTTCGGGCTGACCCTCATCGGATTCTTGTCACCAGCTCAACACAGGCCAGCCTGACGATGCTCAGCCAGGTGCTCACTGATCCGGGTGACGACGTCTGGCTGGAGGAGCCCGGCTACCTCGGCGCGCGGACGGCCTTTTCCGGGGCAGGTCTGACGATCCGGCCGCTGCCGACCGACGGCGAGGGCGCGGACGCGTCGAAGATGGCTCATCTGGATCAGCCGCCAAAGCTGATCTATGTCACACCGTCCCATCACTATCCCCTTGGGGCACGCATGCCCTTGGCGAGGCGTCTGATGCTTCTTGATGTTGCGCGCACCTGCGGCGCGGTGATCCTGGAAGACGACTATGACAGCGAGTTCCTGTTCGAGGGCCGGCCTGTGGCTGCGCTGCACGGTCTGGCGGATGAGGGACAGGTTGTTTACATGGGCACGTTCGCGAAGAGCCTGCTCCCCGGGCTCCGGATTGCCTATTGCGTCGTGCCTGAGGTTCTTGTGGCCCCGCTCACCCAAACCATGCGCAATATCGGCTGTTCTGCCAATGTTCAGGCCCAGGCTGCACTCGCCCACTTCATGGATTGCGGGGCCTATCAGAAGCACCTGAAACAGATCCGTCCGGTCTATCTCGAGCGGGGGACGATGCTCGCCGGCGCGTTACGGCAGAGGCTGGGCAATCGTGTGGAAGTTGCGCCTCTTACAGGCAATGTGCAGTTGACGGTCATGTTCCGGGAGCCCGTCAACGATATTGCCCTTGCAGTCGCCATGCAGGACCACGGCTTTGCCGTTTCACCGCTCAGCAATTGTTATCTAGCCGCAGGAGGGCGGCCGGGGCTTATTGTCGGCTTTGCCGGTGCGAATGCACGGCAGATCGAGGAGGGCGTGGACACCCTTGCCGGTTTGCTTGGTACTGGACACGCGCATTGA
- a CDS encoding cupin domain-containing protein, producing the protein MQDGAGITAANAGLDNISWNVVGHTYTPKLLSGNAFIWHALIPAETFVPPHIHPTQDEWIVMLEGELEVEMGGQTHKAKAGDTIRMPMGEAHGIFNRSGKTATCVFGVAPSRKLFELFGALDGVTDPAELVRLSALHEIDFLPPPDQA; encoded by the coding sequence ATGCAAGATGGCGCAGGCATTACCGCAGCGAACGCGGGACTGGACAATATCAGCTGGAATGTGGTCGGGCACACCTATACGCCGAAACTCCTGAGCGGCAACGCCTTCATCTGGCATGCGCTCATTCCGGCGGAGACCTTTGTCCCACCTCACATACATCCGACCCAGGACGAATGGATCGTGATGCTGGAAGGGGAGCTGGAAGTCGAAATGGGTGGTCAGACCCACAAGGCAAAGGCGGGCGACACGATCCGCATGCCGATGGGTGAAGCCCACGGCATCTTCAACAGGTCCGGCAAGACGGCCACCTGTGTCTTCGGCGTTGCGCCGTCCCGTAAACTCTTCGAACTCTTCGGCGCGCTCGACGGCGTGACAGATCCGGCTGAACTGGTCCGGCTTTCCGCCTTGCATGAGATCGACTTTCTGCCGCCTCCCGATCAGGCATGA
- a CDS encoding lytic transglycosylase domain-containing protein, whose amino-acid sequence MAKGTGSGSEPILHIIDPDKKSEPAEAKPSVGSGSKPILHIIESSKQETQEKPAKKTRTASLTRKVSPKRTAVVSNDKYAKLIRKAAAKHGVPVKIAKAVVQVESNFNPRARGSAGEVGLMQIKPATARGIGYRGSTKALYDPETNLEWGMKYLAGAHKKAGGDVCGTILRYNAGHFAKRMNPVSKRYCSKVKQILASS is encoded by the coding sequence ATGGCTAAAGGTACGGGTTCCGGGTCGGAGCCGATCCTCCATATCATCGACCCGGACAAGAAGAGCGAACCTGCCGAAGCCAAGCCGTCGGTCGGCTCTGGTTCCAAACCGATCCTGCACATCATTGAATCGAGCAAGCAGGAAACGCAGGAAAAACCTGCCAAGAAGACAAGAACTGCCAGCCTGACGCGCAAGGTGTCCCCGAAGCGGACGGCTGTTGTCAGCAACGACAAATACGCCAAGCTCATCCGAAAGGCCGCCGCCAAACATGGTGTGCCGGTCAAGATCGCCAAGGCAGTGGTCCAGGTGGAGAGCAACTTCAATCCGCGTGCACGCGGCAGCGCCGGTGAAGTCGGTCTGATGCAGATCAAGCCGGCAACCGCGCGTGGCATCGGCTACCGCGGGTCGACCAAGGCGCTCTATGACCCCGAAACCAATCTGGAATGGGGCATGAAGTATCTTGCCGGCGCACACAAGAAGGCGGGCGGCGACGTTTGTGGCACCATCTTGCGCTACAATGCCGGCCATTTCGCTAAGCGGATGAACCCGGTCAGCAAGCGCTACTGTTCCAAGGTCAAGCAGATCCTGGCCTCCAGCTAA
- a CDS encoding CoA transferase subunit A produces the protein MKHAIKTQEAADLIPDGATLLVGGFMGVGSPHRLIDAIVAKGTRNLTIVANDTAMPGRGIGKLVSAGSVSRVIASHIGLNPETQQKMISGEIDVELVPQGTLVERIRAAGVGLGGILTPTGIGTLVEEGKQKITVDGKEYLLETPIHGDFALLAAYRADYVGNLEYSLTAHNFNPTMALAGKTVIAEPHTIVPVGVISPDSVKTPGILVDHLLERAA, from the coding sequence GTGAAACACGCGATCAAGACGCAGGAAGCTGCGGACCTCATTCCAGACGGAGCCACCCTGCTGGTGGGAGGTTTCATGGGGGTGGGGTCGCCCCACCGGTTGATTGACGCCATCGTGGCGAAAGGCACCAGAAACCTGACGATTGTCGCCAATGACACGGCCATGCCGGGTCGTGGCATCGGCAAGCTCGTCAGCGCAGGTTCGGTTTCAAGGGTGATCGCTTCTCACATCGGCCTCAACCCGGAAACCCAGCAGAAGATGATATCCGGCGAGATTGATGTCGAACTGGTTCCCCAGGGGACGCTGGTCGAACGCATCCGGGCGGCCGGCGTCGGTCTGGGTGGCATCCTGACCCCGACCGGCATCGGCACGCTCGTCGAAGAAGGCAAGCAGAAGATCACCGTCGACGGCAAGGAATATCTTCTGGAGACCCCCATCCATGGCGATTTCGCCCTTTTGGCCGCCTACCGGGCGGACTACGTCGGCAATCTGGAGTATTCCCTCACCGCCCACAATTTCAACCCGACCATGGCTCTGGCGGGCAAGACCGTTATCGCGGAACCGCACACGATCGTACCCGTGGGTGTGATTTCGCCAGATAGCGTGAAAACACCCGGCATTCTCGTCGATCATCTTCTGGAAAGGGCAGCCTGA